From a single Ciconia boyciana chromosome 4, ASM3463844v1, whole genome shotgun sequence genomic region:
- the LOC140650755 gene encoding probable global transcription activator SNF2L2, whose protein sequence is MTSLMTIMEDYFAFRNFLYLRLDGTTKSEDRAALLKKFNEPGSQYFIFLLSTRAGGLGLNLQAADTVIIFDSDWNPHQDLQAQDRAHRIGQQNEVRVLRLCTVNSVEEKILAAAKYKLNVDQKVIQAGMFDQKSSSHERRAFLQAILEHEEENEVRQLKTIKEKMFQLVLGKQLYNW, encoded by the exons ATGACATCACTCATGACCATTATGGAGGACTATTTTGCATTTCGAAATTTCCTTTACTTACGTCTTGATG GTACAACAAAATCGGAGGATCGAGCTGCCCTGCTGAAGAAGTTTAATGAACCTGGCTCACAGTACTTCATCTTCTTGCTGAGTACaagggcaggagggctgggctTGAACCTCCAGGCTGCTGACACTGTTATAATCTTTGATAGTGATTGGAATCCTCAtcag GACTTGCAGGCCCAAGACCGAGCTCATCGAATTGGTCAGCAGAATGAGGTTCGAGTCCTGCGACTGTGCACTGTGAACAGTGTGGAGGAGAAGATACTCGCTGCTGCAAAGTATAAACTGAATGTAGATCAAAAAGTTATTCAGGCTGGAATGTTTGATCAGAAATCTTCAAGCCATGAGCGGAGGGCTTTTCTACAGGCTATATTAgaacatgaagaagaaaatgaggtaAGGCAGTTAAAAACAATCAAAGAGAAGATGTTTCAGTTGGTGCTTGGGAAGCAGCTGTATAACTGGTAG